Proteins encoded by one window of Arachis hypogaea cultivar Tifrunner chromosome 1, arahy.Tifrunner.gnm2.J5K5, whole genome shotgun sequence:
- the LOC112698453 gene encoding bifunctional dethiobiotin synthetase/7,8-diamino-pelargonic acid aminotransferase, mitochondrial has protein sequence MFRFHSLLLFRRLRRHRRQFSSATTHPLELPLSHPIYIIWGSNTGVGKTLVSTGIAASSLLSSPSYFHYLKPLQTGFPSDSDSRFLLTKLRHLFLRRTGPCPSLSASHVLLNASSAVTGNRGNDARFPEEENVVGGEGIGSSRLFCKTLYAWEEAVSPHLAAERESGAVEDSVVLETLQRCFREVVESGVGKERSEVMCVVETAGGVASPGASGSLQCDLYRPFRIPAILVGDGRLGGISGTISAYESLTLRGYDVVAVVFEDHGLLNEGPIMSYMRNKLPVLVLPPVPKDPSNDLMEWFEGSHNLFSNLREIMVSAYLERVKKFHDMSRKARDIIWWPFTQHKLVPEGAITVIDSRCGENFAVFKAQSTEVVAPLFDACASWWTQGPNAILQAELAREMGYAAARFGHVMFPENVHEPALNCAELLLDGVGKGWASRAYFSDNGSTAIEIALKMAFRKFSVDHGLVRNCLEDTTNERSTELMVLALQRSYHGDTLGAMEAQAPSSYTGFLQQPWYTGRGLFVDPPSVFMSNNTWSLSLPEGFQIENLKLGNITFASRDEIFLKGRDTSELAAVYSSYISKLLSGYRGSNNIGALIMEPVIQGAGGMHMVDPLFQRVLVNECRSRNIPVIFDEIFTGFWRLGVETAVDLIHCVPDIACFGKLMTGGIIPLAATLATNAVFDSFIGESKLKALLHGHSYSAHALGCMAAVKSIQWFKDPCSNPNATSGGRLLKELWDDKMVHKISSHPAVERVVALGTLCALELKAEGRNAGYASLYARSLLQNLREDGIYMRPLGNVIYLLCGPCTSTDICNQILVKLYKRLEEFSGSNN, from the exons ATGTTCCGCTTTCACTCTCTCCTTCTCTTTCGCCGTCTCCGCCGCCACCGCCGCCAATTCTCCTCCGCCACAACTCACCCGCTCGAGCTACCGCTTTCCCACCCAATCTACATCATATGGGGATCTAACACCGGCGTCGGCAAAACCCTCGTCTCCACCGGCATCGCAGCCTCATCCCTCCTCTCCTCCCCTTCATATTTCCACTACCTCAAGCCCCTCCAGACCGGCTTCCCCTCCGACTCCGACTCCCGCTTCCTCCTCACCAAGCTCCGCCACCTCTTCCTCCGCCGCACCGGCCCCTGCCCTTCCCTCTCCGCCTCACATGTCCTCCTCAATGCCTCCTCCGCTGTTACGGGGAACCGTGGCAACGATGCTAGGTTTCCGGAGGAAGAGAACGTGGTCGGCGGCGAGGGGATTGGGTCTTCGCGGTTGTTTTGCAAGACGCTGTACGCGTGGGAAGAGGCTGTGTCGCCGCATTTGGCGGCAGAGAGGGAAAGTGGAGCTGTGGAGGACTCGGTGGTGCTGGAAACATTGCAGAGGTGTTTCAGGGAGGTGGTGGAAAGTGGGGTTGGTAAGGAGAGATCAGAGGTTATGTGTGTCGTGGAAACTGCAGGTGGAGTTGCGAGTCCCGGTGCTTCTGGATCACTTCAATGTGACTTATATAG GCCCTTCCGTATTCCAGCAATTCTGGTTGGAGATGGGAGGCTGGGAGGTATTTCTGGAACAATTTCTGCTTATGAGAGCTTGACTCTGCGAGGTTAtgatgttgttgctgttgtttttGAAGATCACGGCCTTCTAAATGAGGGTCCAATAATGTCTTATATGCGGAACAA GCTTCCTGTTCTAGTGCTACCCCCTGTTCCAAAAGATCCGTCAAATGACCTAATGGAATGGTTTGAAGGTTCTCATAATTTATTTAGTAATCTAAGGGAAATAATGGTCTCTGCTTATCTAGAGAGAGTTAAAAAGTTTCATGACATGTCAAGGAAGGCAAGGGATATCATCTGGTGGCCTTTCACTCAACACAAGCTTGTACCAGAGGGAGCGATAACAGTAATTGATTCACGTTGCGGTGAGAACTTTGCAGTCTTTAAG GCTCAGAGCACAGAAGTTGTAGCTCCGCTATTTGATGCCTGTGCTAGTTGGTGGACTCAAGGACCTAATGCTATATTGCAG GCTGAGCTTGCTAGGGAGATGGGATATGCTGCTGCAAGATTTGGGCATGTAATGTTTCCTGAAAATGTTCATGAACCAGCGTTAAATTGTGCCGAGCTTTTGCTTGATGGTGTGGGAAAAG GTTGGGCTTCTCGAGCATATTTTTCTGACAATGGATCCACTGCAATTGAAATTGCACTCAAGATGGCATTTCGTAAATTTTCTGTTGATCATGGACTTGTTCGCAATTGTCTTGAGGATACCACTAATGAGAGATCTACTGAGCTCATG GTCCTCGCACTTCAGAGATCTTATCATGGTGACACATTGGGTGCTATGGAAGCACAGGCCCCATCATCTTATACAGGCTTCCTGCAGCAACCATG GTACACAGGAAGAGGTCTTTTTGTGGATCCTCCTTCTGTGTTCATGAGCAACAATACGTGGAGTCTTTCATTGCCTGAAGGGTTTCAGATTGAAAATCTGAAACTTGGTAACATCA CCTTTGCTTCACGTGATGAAATATTTCTCAAGGGCAGGGATACTTCTGAGCTTGCTGCCGTCTATTCATCTTACATATCAAAACTTTTATCTGGATATAGAGGGTCCAATAATATTGGAGCATTGATTATGGAACCAG TTATACAAGGTGCTGGAGGAATGCATATGGTTGATCCATTGTTTCAGCGAGTACTTGTTAATGAGTGTCGGAGTAGAAATATTCCGGTTATCTTTGATGAGATTTTTACAGGTTTTTGGCGTTTGGGAGTAGAG ACTGCAGTGGATCTAATCCATTGTGTACCAGATATAGCCTGCTTTGGGAAGCTGATGACAGGTGGAATTATACCACTGGCTGCCACCTTGGCAACAAATGCTGTGTTTGATTCATTTATTGGAGAATCAAAG CTCAAGGCTCTCTTGCATGGACATTCTTACTCTGCACATGCTTTGGGTTGCATGGCTGCTGTTAAATCAATCCAATGGTTTAAAGATCCTTGTTCCAACCCTAATGCCACATCCGGAGGAAGATTACTTAAAGAG TTATGGGATGATAAAATGGTTCACAAGATCTCGTCACATCCTGCAGTTGAAAGAGTCGTTGCATTAGGGACTCTCTGTGCCTTGGAGTTAAAAGCAGAAGGACGTAATGCTGG GTATGCCTCCTTGTATGCAAGATCGTTACTTCAGAATCTTCGGGAAGATGGAATTTACATGAGGCCTCTTGGTAATGTCATATATCTCTTGTGTGGACCCTGCACGTCTACAGATATTTGTAATCAGATACTTGTCAAACTTTATAAGAGGCTTGAAGAATTTAGTGGAAGCAATAATTGA
- the LOC112698469 gene encoding uncharacterized protein isoform X2: MDHRAVEQAERINSSNSPVLQYCGGAVSPEMQPPKLLWVKENLQESWSLVFRWMDLSDWLSYRATGDDTRSLCTTVCKWTYLGHAHMQHINDKDSRDMEACGWDDDFWEEIGLGDLVEGHHAKIGKSVAFPGHPLGSGLTPTAAKELGLLPGIPVGTSLIDAHAGGVGVIESVPPTEAGEHDEEAICNRMVLVCGTSTCHMAISRSKLFIPGVWGPFWSAMVPEYWLTEGGQSATGALLDHIIQNHAASPLLANRAASQKISVFELLNKHLETLMIEQNKSFVAALTEDLHVLPDFHGNRSPIADPKSKGVVHGMTLDTSEKQLALLYLATMQGIAYGTRHIVEHCNAHGHKINTLLACGGLSKNPIFIQEHADIIGYPIILPRESESVLLGAAILGAVATRKYHSLSDAMKALNAPGQVIHPSNDPRVKKYHDAKYKIFRGLYEQQLSNRSIMAQALA; encoded by the exons ATGGATCATAGAGCTGTAGAACAAGCAGAAAGGATCAATTCCTCTAACTCACCTGTATTACAGTATTGCGGTGGAGCTGTTTCACCTGAAATGCAGCCACCAAAG CTTCTATGGGTTAAAGAAAACTTGCAAGAGTCTTGGTCTTTGGTTTTCAGGTGGATGGACTTGAGTGATTGGTTGTCATACAG GGCAACTGGAGATGATACTCGCAGTTTGTGCACCACAGTTTGCAAATGGACATATCTTGGTCATGCTCACATGCAGCATATCAATGATAAAGACTCCCGGGATATGGAAGCTTGTGGATGGGATGATGACTTTTGGGAGGAAATTGGTTTGGGTGATCTTGTTGAAGGACATCATGCTAAGATAG GAAAAAGTGTTGCTTTCCCTGGACATCCTTTGGGTTCTGGGCTTACTCCTACTGCAGCAAAG GAACTGGGTCTCTTACCAGGAATTCCTGTTGGCACATCACTAATTGATGCTCATGCTGGTGGTGTGGGGGTAATAGAAAGTGTGCCTCCAACAGAAGCTGGAG AACATGATGAAGAAGCAATTTGCAACCGGATGGTGTTAGTTTGTGGAACTTCTACATGCCATATGGCCATATCCCGAAGCAAATTATTCATTCCCGGGGTCTGGGGTCCATTTTGGTCAG CAATGGTACCTGAATATTGGCTGACTGAAGGTGGACAGAGTGCTACAGGTGCATTATTGGATCATATAATTCAAAACCATGCTGCTTCTCCACTCCTTGCAAATAGAGCTGCTTCCCAAA AGATTTCTGTGTTTGAGCTTCTGAACAAGCACTTGGAGACATTGATGATTGAGCAGAATAAATCCTTTGTTGCTGCTTTGACTGAAGATTTACACGTTCTACCCGACTTCCATGGAAACAG GTCTCCCATTGCAGATCCAAAATCAAAGGGAGTTGTCCATGGTATGACACTTGACACAAGTGAGAAACAGTTGGCTCTTCTATACCTGGCAACTATGCAGGGCATTGCATACGGCACACGTCACATTGTAGAGCATTGCAATGCCCATGGCCACAAA ATCAACACTCTACTTGCATGCGGTGGCCTTTCAAAGAACCCTATATTCATTCAGGAACATGCTGATATAATCG GTTACCCTATAATTCTTCCAAGGGAAAGTGAATCTGTGCTATTGGGTGCTGCTATTCTGGGAGCTGTTGCTACAAGGAAATATCATAGCCTTAGTGATGCCATGAAAGCCCTGAATGCACCGGGTCAG GTGATTCATCCATCAAATGATCCAAGGGTTAAGAAGTACCATGATGCCAAGTATAAGATCTTCCGTGGCCTCTATGAACAGCAGCTTTCTAATCGTTCCATCATGGCTCAAGCCTTGGCATAG
- the LOC112698469 gene encoding uncharacterized protein isoform X1, which translates to MSGKKILGGWYKNNSEPLRHTLSVEMASATTSDEPCRNVFLGVDVGTGSARAGLFDEKGKLLGSSSSPIQIWKDGAFVEQSSTDIWLAICAAVKAACSQAKVAPTEVRSLGFAATCSLVAVDADSAPVSVSLTGDSRRNVIVWMDHRAVEQAERINSSNSPVLQYCGGAVSPEMQPPKLLWVKENLQESWSLVFRWMDLSDWLSYRATGDDTRSLCTTVCKWTYLGHAHMQHINDKDSRDMEACGWDDDFWEEIGLGDLVEGHHAKIGKSVAFPGHPLGSGLTPTAAKELGLLPGIPVGTSLIDAHAGGVGVIESVPPTEAGEHDEEAICNRMVLVCGTSTCHMAISRSKLFIPGVWGPFWSAMVPEYWLTEGGQSATGALLDHIIQNHAASPLLANRAASQKISVFELLNKHLETLMIEQNKSFVAALTEDLHVLPDFHGNRSPIADPKSKGVVHGMTLDTSEKQLALLYLATMQGIAYGTRHIVEHCNAHGHKINTLLACGGLSKNPIFIQEHADIIGYPIILPRESESVLLGAAILGAVATRKYHSLSDAMKALNAPGQVIHPSNDPRVKKYHDAKYKIFRGLYEQQLSNRSIMAQALA; encoded by the exons ATGTCAGGCAAAAAAATATTAGGAGGTTGGTATAAGAATAATTCAGAGCCACTCCGTCATACACTCTCCGTCGAGATGGCCTCCGCCACCACTTCCGACGAGCCTTGTCGGAATGTATTCCTCGGCGTTGACGTCGGCACCGGCAGCGCCCGCGCAG GGCTGTTTGATGAGAAAGGAAAGCTTCTTGGTTCTTCTAGCAGCCCAATTCAGATATGGAAAGATGGTGCTTTTGTTGag CAATCCTCCACAGATATATGGCTTGCAATCTGTGCAGCTGTAAAAGCAGCTTGCTCTCAAGCAAAAGTTGCACCTACAGAAGTAAGAAGTCTAGGATTTGCAGCTACTTGTTCTCTGG TTGCAGTGGATGCTGATAGCGCACCTGTTTCGGTTTCTTTGACTGGTGATTCAAGAAGAAATGTCATAGTATGGATGGATCATAGAGCTGTAGAACAAGCAGAAAGGATCAATTCCTCTAACTCACCTGTATTACAGTATTGCGGTGGAGCTGTTTCACCTGAAATGCAGCCACCAAAG CTTCTATGGGTTAAAGAAAACTTGCAAGAGTCTTGGTCTTTGGTTTTCAGGTGGATGGACTTGAGTGATTGGTTGTCATACAG GGCAACTGGAGATGATACTCGCAGTTTGTGCACCACAGTTTGCAAATGGACATATCTTGGTCATGCTCACATGCAGCATATCAATGATAAAGACTCCCGGGATATGGAAGCTTGTGGATGGGATGATGACTTTTGGGAGGAAATTGGTTTGGGTGATCTTGTTGAAGGACATCATGCTAAGATAG GAAAAAGTGTTGCTTTCCCTGGACATCCTTTGGGTTCTGGGCTTACTCCTACTGCAGCAAAG GAACTGGGTCTCTTACCAGGAATTCCTGTTGGCACATCACTAATTGATGCTCATGCTGGTGGTGTGGGGGTAATAGAAAGTGTGCCTCCAACAGAAGCTGGAG AACATGATGAAGAAGCAATTTGCAACCGGATGGTGTTAGTTTGTGGAACTTCTACATGCCATATGGCCATATCCCGAAGCAAATTATTCATTCCCGGGGTCTGGGGTCCATTTTGGTCAG CAATGGTACCTGAATATTGGCTGACTGAAGGTGGACAGAGTGCTACAGGTGCATTATTGGATCATATAATTCAAAACCATGCTGCTTCTCCACTCCTTGCAAATAGAGCTGCTTCCCAAA AGATTTCTGTGTTTGAGCTTCTGAACAAGCACTTGGAGACATTGATGATTGAGCAGAATAAATCCTTTGTTGCTGCTTTGACTGAAGATTTACACGTTCTACCCGACTTCCATGGAAACAG GTCTCCCATTGCAGATCCAAAATCAAAGGGAGTTGTCCATGGTATGACACTTGACACAAGTGAGAAACAGTTGGCTCTTCTATACCTGGCAACTATGCAGGGCATTGCATACGGCACACGTCACATTGTAGAGCATTGCAATGCCCATGGCCACAAA ATCAACACTCTACTTGCATGCGGTGGCCTTTCAAAGAACCCTATATTCATTCAGGAACATGCTGATATAATCG GTTACCCTATAATTCTTCCAAGGGAAAGTGAATCTGTGCTATTGGGTGCTGCTATTCTGGGAGCTGTTGCTACAAGGAAATATCATAGCCTTAGTGATGCCATGAAAGCCCTGAATGCACCGGGTCAG GTGATTCATCCATCAAATGATCCAAGGGTTAAGAAGTACCATGATGCCAAGTATAAGATCTTCCGTGGCCTCTATGAACAGCAGCTTTCTAATCGTTCCATCATGGCTCAAGCCTTGGCATAG